The sequence GGTATCCCATACCGGCCAGCACCACGACAAAAAAGGAAAATACGGTGTAATCGCTGCCCATCTGGGCGGAGATGGAAAAAATGCAGCCGATGAGTACGCCGGACATGGCACTGATTCCCACGTAGATGCCGTAAATATAGGAGGTGGTCCGTTTGGCATTGATACCCATGAGCCCGGCTGACTCCTTATGCTGGGCCAGGGCGCGGACAGCCAGGCCAAAGTCCGTCTTCTTTAAGATATAATGAAGTGCAATGGAGATAATCAATGCATACAAAAGGCCGATAAATCGGATGGTGGGAACGGTGGTAAAAAGATCCCCCATTTCCAGGGAGAAGGAACCTGCGGAAAGGGCTGACGGAATGGACCGGCTGTAAAAGCCAAAGACCGTCAGGCCCAGTCCTTTGATCATCAGGGCCAGTCCAAAGGTGAACACCAGGGCCATGAGCAGAGGATTCCCTTTTTTGCCGCTTAAAACCCGATGGATTACGGGCTGGAACAAAAAACCGATACCGAAAAAAATGCAAAAAACTATTGGCAGGAATAAAAGGGGTTCGATAGGGGCCCACTTGGTCAGATAAAAACCAAGAAATGCGCCCAGCATTATCCATTCACCCACGGCAAAATCAATGATGTGCATCACGCCGTAGGCAAGGGAAAAACCAATGGCTATGGTGATGTAGATGCCGCCGATAAGCAGGCCGTCCACCAGGGCCTGGGGAAGTAAAAGTAACATAGGGTCTCCGACAAAAAAAGGGTAAACTTAGAGGCACAAAAGGCCGTATTACGGTCGCAGGCTGATAGGATTCGAGTGATTCCAGATCTCTTTTGAAAATCAAAGAGAAAAAATAGCCCGGCACATGTCTGCCGGGCTAAAGGACCAGGCAACCGGTTTTAAGGATTAAGGCCTGTAAAGTCCGGGTGATCAGCGCTGATCCCAGGGTGTCATGGGATATTGCGCACTGGTCTGGGCATCTTTCTCCGGACCGACGATCATGGTTTTACCGCCGATAATCTGTACAGTCAGCGGTGTGATGCCAATGTTTGCATGGAAAAACTGACCCTCTTCGGCAAATTTGAGGTGACCGTAAAAGGTTTGAATATCAAGTTTTTCTAACGCGCTGACCAGTTCATCACGTTTGGCTTCGGTAAGGGGCGGCGCCGCATTTATTTTCTGCAACGCCGCCTGGAAGGCAATGCCGGCCGTGGTGGAGCCTGCCTGGGTGTAATCGGCATGAACCCCATAGGCATCCTGGGCGGACTTGGCATAGCTTGCGGCATCCGGCCAGAGGATCTCACTGTTGGAGTGAACGGCATCGGTCCAGACAGATGCGCCGAAAACCTGTTCGGCGTATTTGTCCAAAGATTCCACAAAAGCCGGTTCGGTTACGCCGTAGTGCATGAGCAGGGCTTTGGGGGAATAATTGATCTGGCGCAGGGATTTAACCAGGTTGATCAGCTCTTCATCATGTCCGCCAAAGGCCACAAGATCAGGGCGAAGCACTTTAACGGCAGACATGAACGGGGTGAGGTCCTGGCCTGAAGGGACAATGTTGAATTTGCGCACCTTGATGCCCGCCGTTTCACAGGCATCTTTAAACGCTTCGGCCGTGGCTTTGGAAAAGGTGTCGTTGGAGCCTAAAATAACGGCGGTTTTCGGTGCATCCGGCATATTTTTTAATGTGTTGATAGGGGTGGCTCCTGTATAGTTGACCGGGGGGATGGTGCCGAAGGTATAGGCAAATTTTTGTTTCCAGATCAGGGGCGATTCGGCAGACCCTGTGATCATGGGAATTTTATATTTTTCCAGAACCGGCGCAGATGCCAGGGTGACGCCCGAAGAGTAGGGCCCAAGAACAAAATCGACCTTCTCCTGAGTTGCCAGGCGTTCTGCGGCCGAAGCCCCCTGTGAGGGTTCGGACTGGGCATCGCCGTAAACCAGTTTAACAAGGTATTTTTTACCCTGGATTTCAATGCCTCCCTGATCGTTTACAGCTTTGGCCCAAAGATCGTACCCGCGTTTAGTCACGTTGCCGCCGGTGGCAAGGTCTCCGGACAGGGAGGTAATTACGCCTACCTTATAATAGTCTCTGGCATCTGCCGCCCAAACGCACTGGATACAAAACAGTGACAGAATTAGAATTGAAAAAATTGAAATATGATGCTTCATCGTTCTCTCCTCAGTATAGGTAAATTATAAAAAATATTAACAGTTTTCCTTTGGGATCAGAATTAGCAAAGATGATGCCATTCATGTTCGTTCGGATTCCTGCTTGCCAATATACGATCTGTTGGCGTATTTGCGGCTGTTTTGGTTTTAACTATTCGATTTATTTAGTTTTTGTCGTTTTATTTAAACTGGTGATTGATACGAGGCAAGCCTGTGGATGATTATCGAAAATTCAGATTAAATGCATTGTTTTTATGCGATTGCGCATAGATTACATATTTGGATGGCTTTTTAGATTAAGTTACAAAAAAAGATAACAAAAATGTTTTTATTTGATGCGCAAATTACGAAGAAAATTTAAATGAGCTTCGGGGACCGATCCGGGAATGGCCACCTCGCTTTGCCTTGGCACAGTGAGAGCCGGGCTTAATCTCAAGCCCAGTTTATTTTCCATGGTTGCCTGCAGCGCTTCTCGGACGCATTTATTCCTGCATAAATAACTTCTAAAGCCCACCGGTTGGGGCTCAAGGCTATTTTCCAGGCATGATGTCAATATTTCAGCTTTTTTCCATCCTCCGTCATGACATTGTCTATGAGTAAACACTAATAAACGAAAATGTGATTATGCATAGATGCATATTGTTATGCGCATTTGCATGATGCACATAATTGATTTTCATATGTCAGGGAGACATAAAAAATATGTTGACCGAGGGGTTCATCACAGCAGAAAGTTTACCCCGGTGTTGATAGGTCGGATCGGTCCATAACCGTTATTCAGACGCTTACGTTCTCATGGCCGATAGTCCTTAAACCGGTGAAATGATCTGGCTATAGCTTAAAGGCCATGGTATATTTCTGTCTGCTGATAATTTTGAGGTGATAGACAGTGGGTTGTGAAATGATGCGTTATACCTTGATCGCCATTGTACTGATGTCGGTTTCTTTTATCGCCGGCTGCAATCTGATTTCTCCTGATCCTGCGGCTGTGATGCCCGTTGAGATCCCTGATGCTTATGCTCATAAGACAGGTATTGACACGCCCCATACCGGCAAAGAGAATATGGATGGCGGGTGGTGGCGGCAGTTTGGTGTCGATGAACTAAGTCAACTGATTGAAACAGGCCTTGGCGCCAATTATGATTTAAAAGTGCTTAAAGCCAAGGCTGACCAGGCCCTGGCGGATGTGAAAAGCCAAAAGTCAAATCTTGGTCCTTCCCTTGATTATTCCCTTGGCGGCGAACAAAATTACTCCCAATCCAAAACCCGGGATCAGTCACGTTCTTCGGATAATGATCACAGCTATTCGGCTTCCCTGGTTGCTGGATATACCCTGGACCTGTGGGGTAAAAACCGTGCCGAAGTCAATGCCGGTGAACTGGAATACCTTGCAGCGCTTCAGGATCTGGAGGACGGGGCACTGACCCTGTCCACGGATATTGCCGATACCTGGGTGGATATTCTGGCCGTGCGGACCCGCATGCAAGTGCTTACCCGGCAGATAGAAGCCAACCGGATGACGCTGAAACTGCAGGAATTGCGCTTTATCAACGGCATAGCTACGGCCCTGGATGTATCCCAGCAGCGACAAGCCCTGGCCCAGGTGCTTTCCGGCATGCCCTTGCTTGAAAAAGAGGAAAAACAACTGATCAACGCCATGGGACTGTATTTGGGCCAAACACCCGGGACGCCTGTGGCGGTGTCCACCACGGATATCCCCCAAACCTTTCTGGTGCCCCAGCCCGGGATACCCGCTGACCTGCTCGAAAACAGGGCTGATATCAGGGCCGCCCGGATGCGCCTTGACGCGGCTGCGCTGGATGTGGAAGCGGCCAAAGCCGATCTGTTGCCGGAACTGACCCTGTCTGCCTCAGCTGCGTTTTCCAGCGGTTCTTTGGACCTGCTCTTCCAGAACTGGGTGGTCACCCTGGGCGCTGCCCTGGCAGGCCCCCTGCTGGACGGCGGGGAGCGTAAAGCCGAAATTGAACGCACCCGGGCCGTGGTCCGTGAAGAAATTAATACCTATGCCCAAACCGTTGCCAATGCCATCCGCGAGGTGGAGGATGCCCTGGTGGCCATTGACCGTCAGAACGCATATATTGACCTTTTGGAGCAGCAGCTGGCAGCCGTTAAGGTGACCATGCAAAACGCCCGGGTTCAGTACCTGAACGGACAGAGCAGTTACCTGAATTATCTTGCGGCCTGGGCGACCATGGAGAGCCTGGAACGTCAGCTGATCAGCGAGCAGGCAACCTATGTCAAAGAACGAATTGCACTTTACAACGTAACAGGTCGGCGGGGTGCGTTTTTCACAGAGACCCCGGCACAAGATCAAGATAAAAATACCGGAGCCAAGTAATATATGAGTCAGACAGCGTCACACAGATCCTTGGGTGTAACCCTTTTGAAAATCATTTTGCCGGTGTGCCTGATTGCACTGGGTGTTGCCGGATTTTGGTATTACAAATCAAGCGCAGTGAAATTCAACCGCAAACCTGTTGAGAAAACCTCGCCGGTGGTGGATATCATAAAAGTGAATCCCGATCGGTTCATCGCACAGATCCGGGCCATGGGTACGGTGCGGCCGGACAGGGAGGTCGTCATTAAATCCCAGGTGGCCGGTACGGTCATCCAGGTGGCCCCGGAATTTGTCCAGGGCGGATTGATTCCTAAAGGACAAACCATAGTCCGGATTGATCCGGCTGACTATAAACTGGCCGTGAGCAAGGCCCAAAGCGCTTTGGCCCGGGCCCAGGCTGATTTTGAAATAGAAAAGGGCCGGCAGCAGATTGCACGGGAAGAACTTAAAGTCATGGCCACAATGTCTCCCAACGGGATTCGGGAGACCAGTCTGGTGCTTAGAAAACCCCAGCTTGAACAGGCCCGGGCTACCGTGGCAAGTGCTGAAAGCGATCTTGAAGCTGCACGTCTGGACCTGGAACGAACCAGGATTTTGGCGCCTTTCCATGCCCTGGTGCTGTCCAAAGAGGTGGATGCCGGCGCCATGACGGCAGTCCAGGGAACCCTTGCCACCCTGGTGGACGTGACCTGTTATCAGGTGGAAGTCCAGGTGCCCCTGGACCGCCTGAACCGCATTCGGGTCCATGAAACCAAAGGTAGTCCGGCCCGTATTCGCTCCCTTTATGCGGGATGGGAGTGGGAAGGACGTGTGGTGCGGACCACCGGGGCGGTTACTGGACAAAGCCGCATGGCAGGCGTCATCATCCGGGTGGATGATCCTTTAGGGCTTGGGCCGGCCAAGGGTCGTCCGGCTATGCTGCTGGATGATCACGTGGAGGCGATTATTGAAGGCCAGGCCTTTGACAATGTGTTTTCCCTGCCCCGGAACCTGGTCCGGGAGGATTCCAGTTTATGGATTTATAATGATGGGCGCCTGGAGATTCGCAAAGTGGCTCCCGTATGGATTGAAAATGATCGGGTGTTCATCCAGTCGGGGCTTTCCCCGGGTGACCTTGTGATCTCTTCTGATGTTTCCACACCCGTGCCGGGCATGGCCTTGACCCTTGCTGCGCAGGAGAGCCGATAATGTCTGAACACAACCCGGGGTCTCCCGGTCCTGCAGGACACGGTCCAAGGGGGCCCATCGCCTGGATGGCCGGTAATACTGTGGCCGCCAATCTGCTCATGGCGGTTTTCCTTGTGGGCGGCCTTTTCATGGCCTTTAACATCAAGCAGGAGGTGTTCCCCGAATTCGCCCTGGATACGGTGAGTATTTCAGTGGCCTATCCCGGCGCCAGTCCCGAAGAGGTGGAATCCGGCATTATCCTGGCCGTGGAAGAGGCGGTGCGGGATCTTGAAGGCATTGATGAGATTACATCCACGGCGTCAGAAGGGCGCGCATCGGTCACCATAGAAGCGCTGGACGGGGCTGATGTCACCCAGTTGTGGCAGGAGATTAAAAGCGAGGTGGACCGGATTGACACCTTTCCGGATGAGGCGGAAGACCCGGTGATCACCATCACCTCCCGGCAGCGGGAAGTGGTGCGTCTGGCCCTTCACGGGAATGCGCCGGAAACCACCATGCGCGACCTTGCCGACGATATCAGGGATAGATTTTTGTCAGACCCTGGAATCACCCAGGTGGCGCTGGAAGGCGTCAGGGAGCGCGAGATTCTGGTTGAGATTTCCATCAATACCCTGCGGCGTTACGGCATGACCCTGTCTGAGGTGGCCGATGCCGTCTCCACGGCGTCGGTGGAGCTGGGCGGCGGGGCCATCAAATCCGGGGGCGGTGATATTCTGCTGCGCGTTAAATCCCGCAAAGACTATGCCCGACAATATGAAAAATTGCCCATCCTCACCCGGGAGGACGGGTCCCAGCTGGTATTGTCGGATATTGCCAAGGTAACTGAAGGATTTGAGGATTCGGATACCTGGGCCTCATTTAATGGTGAACGGGCTGTCACTATTGCTGTTTACCGGGTGGGTAAACAGACGCCCATCGAGGTGACTGAGGCCGCCAAAAAGATGTTGAAAATGATTAATGCGGACTTGCCCGAGGGGATTCATTTAAGCATTGTCAGGGATATGTCCAGAATTTTTGCCCAAAGGGCGGATCTTTTGCTGCGCAACGCCTATCTGGGACTTGGCCTGGTGTTCTTGTGCCTTGCCCTGTTCCTTGAAATCCGCCTGGCCTTCTGGGTCAGTCTGGGTATCCCCATTTCATTTTTAGGGTCGTTTATTTTTTTGTCCGCAGCCAATTTTACCATCAATATGGTAAGTATGTTTGCCTTTATCGTTACGTTGGGCATTGTGGTGGACGATGCCGTGGTGGTAGGGGAAAATATCTATCATTGCCGCCGTCAGGGCATGGGGTTTCTGGAAGCTTCCATCCAAGGGGCAAGAAGCATTGCCGTTCCTGTGTTTTTTTCGGTGATCACCAATATGGTCACCTTTATGCCCATCATGTTCATTCCGGGCATTATGGGGAAGATATTTAAAACAATGCCCCTGGTGGTGGTGGCCGTGTTTGGTGTCTCTTTAATCGAAAGTCTGTTTATCTTGCCGGCTCATTTAAGTCATGGCAGCCGCCCTTTGTTTTTTCCTTTGAATATTCTTGAAGCCTGGCAGGCAAGGTTCTCTGAAAAATTTGAAACCATTGTCAAAACCGGGTATGGCAAGATGCTGTCCGTTCTGCTTTCCTGGCGGTATACGGTCTTTGCCGTGGGCCTTGCTATGTTGCTGGTCACCTTTGGATATGTGAAGTCCGGGAAGATGGGCATGGTCCTGTTTCCCAAGGTGGAATCCGATTACGCCTTTTGTGAAATTTACCTGCCCTATGGCACGCCTGAAAGCATGGTGAGGCAAGTGGAAAACCGTATGGTAGCATCGGCTCAAGAGACCGTGGATGAAAATGGAAAGCAGGAGTTGTCCACGGGGATTTTTTCCCAGGTCAGTGAAAACCTTATCCAGATGAGGATTTATCTGACGGATCCTGAAGTACGTCCGATCCCTACCTCCGAGGTGACCCGGATCTGGCGGGAAAAAACCGGCTCTGTTTCCGGGGTGGAGAGTCTTACCTTTGAAGCCAACCGGGGCGGTCCCGGTTCCGGCAAGTCGCTGACCATTGCCCTGAGCCACCGGGATGCGGATACGCTGAACCGGGCCGGTGAGGACCTTGCCCTGCGTCTGGGTGAGTACCCCATGGTTTCGGATATTGATGACGGATCAGCCCAGGGAAAACGGCAGTTTGATATCACCCTGACCCCTGCCGGTCACCGCATGGGGCTGACCCAGAGAACCATTGCCGGTAAAATTCGAAATGCGTACCAGGGAATTGAGGCGGTGAAAAACCAGCGGGGAAGAAACGAGGTCACGGTGAGGGTGCGACTGGCCGGAAACGAACGCATTTCTGAAACCGCATTTGAAAATTATGTGATCAATGCCCCAAACGGGGAGATTATGCTCAGGGATGCCGTTAAAATCATCAAGGGGCGGGCTTATACCGAGATCAGCCGGAGCAACGGGCGCCGGGAAATTCAGGTCTCAGCCAATGTGACCCCCCAGTCGATGTCTGAAAATATTATCCGGGATATGAAGCAGGAGATCCTGCCGTCACTTGTGAAGGGGTATCCGGGCCTGTCATACGAATTCAAGGGTAAACAGGCAGATATCAAAGAGAGTGTCGGCGCTTTGGTCAAAGGCCTGGGTCTGGCATTATTCTGTGTGTTTGCGCTGCTGGCTATTCCTTTTAAAAGTTATTTTCAGCCGTTGATCATCATGCTCTGCATTCCCTTTGGCATTATCGGGGCTGTGGCCGGCCATCTTATCATGGGGTATTCCCTTTCCGTTATGAGTTTGTTCGGGATTGTGGCCATGTCAGGTGTGGTGATCAATGACTCGTTGGTGCTTATTGACTTTGCCAACCGGCTGGCGCGCGGGGGGATGCCTGTGGCGGCGGCGGTCAGGGCCGCCGGAATACAGCGGTTCAGGCCCATTCTTTTGACAACGTTAACCACATGTGGCGGCCTGGCGCCGATTATCACGGAAACGTCCCGCCAGGCAAAGTTTCTTATTCCCATGGCCATCTCTCTTGGGTTCGGTATTTTGTTTGCCACGCTGATTACTTTGGGGCTTGTGCCTTGTCTTTACCTGATATTGGAGGACATCAAAAACTTTTTTCATAATGGAAAGGAACAGCCTTTATGACCAAAGTAGCGCTTTGTGCATGTCCGGATTATGATACGGCAAATGTGGCGTCTGCAGTGGACCGGGCCGTGGGGTTGTGCGGAGGCATGGAAACGTTTGTGCGTCCGGGACAGCGTGTGCTGCTCAAACCCAATATGCTCAGTGCCGCGCCCTTGGAACAGCGGGTGACCACGGACCCGGCCGTAGTGCGTGCCGTGGGGAAACTGGTGTTAAAGGCCGGGGGACGGATCATCATCGGAGACAGTCCGGCTATTGATAAGGTGTCCCGTATTTCCCGGGTTATCGGCATGAAAGAGGTGGCTGACGAACTTGGGGCGGATCTGATTGAATTTTGCCGGCCCACCCTGGCCAAAACGCCCGAAGGCTCTATATACCATGCCCTGGAACTGGAAGAGACCGCACTGACCGCTGATGTGGTCATCAATCTGCCCAAGCTCAAGACCCATTGCATGATGCTTTTAACCATGGGAGTTAAAAATCTTTTCGGTACCGTGGTCGGGCCGCGTAAAAGCCAGTGGCATATGCACGCCGGGGCGGACCGGATCATGTTTGCCGATCTTTTGCTGGATATCTGCCGCACGGTGAAACCGGCCCTGACCATCCTTGACGGTGTCTGGGGTATGCAGGGCCGGGGTCCCAATAACGGTACGCCCTGGCATTCAGGCTTTCTGGCCGCCTCCCGTGATGCCCTGGCCATGGATCTGGCCCTGGCGCCTCTGCTGGGTGCCCATCCGGCAAATTTTCCTTTGTATGATGCGGCAGCACGCAGGGGCTTTGTCCGATCCGATGGTTCTGATACGCAGATGGTGGGTGACGACCCCAATGGATTAATCCCCAAAGATTTTCAATTGCCGGTGCTGGAATCGGTCATGCCGGTGCCGGGTTTTGTGTCCGGATTGATATGCAGACACCTGACCTCCCGGCCGGTCCAGGACCCTGACCTGTGCCGGAACTGCGGCAAATGTGCAGCGATCTGTCCGCCGGGAAGCCTTCGGTTTGTGGCGGCGCACCGGGCTGTTATTGATCACCTGACCTGTATCCGTTGTTATTGTTGCCAGGAGGTCTGTCCGGCCAACGCCATCCATTTTAAAACAGGCGCGCTGGTGGGCATTGCCGAACGGTTGCGGGCCGTAATGCCTCATTGATCATCCGGCGCGTCAGGCAGATACCTTTTTTCAGCAGAATTAAGTGCTCGATATGGGGCTTATCTACGAGATGGAGGAGGAGAATATCTGTCCCTTTATTAATGAATAATCCTCAATGGTTTTGCTATTGAATGCCGTTTTGAAATAGTCTTGGACGATGGATAATACCATGAATGTGTGGTTTCAATTTGATGCTCAGGCACCCCGTTTCCCTTCCATTTTGTCTTTTGACACGGAGTTGAAACGTGCAAAATTGTATGTTTAGGTATAAAATACGAAATATCCTCAAAATTATTTAAAAGGGAGGGAAATTATGGGTTTTGCACCATCAGCAATGCAGCTAAAAAGCAATGTATTTAATCAAGACGGTTTAATTCCATCTAAATATACCGGTGAAGGTGAGGATGTATCACCGGCATTGTCATGGACAGATGCTCCGGACGGCACAAAGGAATTTGCCATTATCTGCCATGACCCGGATGCACCACTGGTTTCTCCAAATGGCACATATGGATTTGTTCACTGGGTTTTGTATAATATTCCAGGAGATGTCAACAGTTTGGAAGAAGGTACGGCACAATTTAGCAGCGGTAAAAATGATTTCGGTGAAGTCGGATACAATGGCCCCATGCCCCCCAACGGACATGGATTCCATTATTATTATTTCTGGGTGCTGGCATTAAAAGAAGCGCTTGACCTGGAGCAAGGATTGAGTTTGTGGGACTTGCTGGCGAAAATCGAACCCCAACTCATCGGGATGAACCGGTTGGTAGGGCGGTATAAACGAGATTAGAAGTGTATCCATAGCTTAATTTCCAATTGAATTTTATGTCGGGAGTAAGAACTTTTATGCCGATAATACTGATTCTTGCTCCCAACCAATACGTAAGGTTGCTACTGTAATCTTGTTTAATAGCGCTCAATGCGCGCTCCCCGTAGCGAGGTATTTGCAACAATGTCATTGTCTAAACCATCTGCTCAGCAGAGCATATCGACTTTCGATGAGTTTGTGCGATTAGCTGATTATTCTTTAATGGATACCTTAAATGCCGATCCTGATGCCACCGGAGATGGTAATGATCACCGTGCCCGTCAGGTTTTCTCCGGTCACTTCGTACCGGTGACTCCCACGCCGCTCCCCGAACCAGAATATGTAACCCATAGCAGCACTTTTTTTAATGAACTTGGATTGAGCGACGAGTTGGTAAATGATGCAAAATTTTGCCAGATATTTTCTGGTGATATCTCGGCAGCGCACGAGCCTATGCGTAAGATTGGCTGGGCAACCGGCTATGCCCTGTCAATTTATGGCACCGAATATACCCACCAATGTCCATTTGGTACCGGCAATGGTTATGGCGATGGCCGGGCAATATCTGTATTTGAAGGAGTATTCAATGGACAGCGTTGGGAAATGCAACTAAAGGGTGGCGGTACAACGCCATATTGCCGTGGTGCCGACGGGCGCGCAGTACTTCGTTCAAGTGTGCGTGAGTTTCTCGCGCAAGAGTATATGCACGCCCTGGGGGTTCCCACAACGAGATCTCTAACCCTGTATGTATCTAAATCTGAGCGCGTTACCCGGCCCTGGTACTCCCAAGACTCTCATTCCACCGATCCTGATATTATGGTGGATAATCCTGTGGCTATTTCAACTCGCGTTGCACCATCTTTTTTGCGCGTTGGTCAGTTAGAGTTATTTGCCCGCCGGGTTCGCGGCAATGCTCACCAAAGAGCCTTAGAAGAGTTGCGCATGATTGTGTCGCATTTAATTGACCGAGAATACCAAAACGATATTAATCAAGACCTTGTTTTTGCGGATCAAGTGGTTGAGTTGGCTAAGCTTTTTCGCCGGCGGCT comes from uncultured Desulfobacter sp. and encodes:
- a CDS encoding protein adenylyltransferase SelO family protein is translated as MSLSKPSAQQSISTFDEFVRLADYSLMDTLNADPDATGDGNDHRARQVFSGHFVPVTPTPLPEPEYVTHSSTFFNELGLSDELVNDAKFCQIFSGDISAAHEPMRKIGWATGYALSIYGTEYTHQCPFGTGNGYGDGRAISVFEGVFNGQRWEMQLKGGGTTPYCRGADGRAVLRSSVREFLAQEYMHALGVPTTRSLTLYVSKSERVTRPWYSQDSHSTDPDIMVDNPVAISTRVAPSFLRVGQLELFARRVRGNAHQRALEELRMIVSHLIDREYQNDINQDLVFADQVVELAKLFRRRLTSLVANWQRIGYCQGNYNSDNCATGGFTLDYGPFGFCEIFDPGFQPWTGGGEHFSFFNQPTAAEANYHMFWTAVRPLLAEDTDALEQLDQIRHGFAEAMQKQIKKMWAAKLGLTDYHPKLVQGLMQLLTKSEVDYTIFFRELSHVPENVSALKKSFYSKTSQQLDKEWQSWLKSWHDLVIKGGNLAEISAKMKQINPKYAWREWLIVPAYQEAMQGDYALVRELQEVLSSPYDEQSQRVEDKYYRLKPEAFFNVGGVSHYSCSS